The following proteins are encoded in a genomic region of Cryptococcus neoformans var. neoformans JEC21 chromosome 2 sequence:
- a CDS encoding cellular response to glucose starvation-related protein, putative: MGNTPSSHAAPPPSSSTNTASASERERASSSAQPINPSTAGRIQRPSVSFHSGLTPPTSPPSPPPPSTPPLLPYAGHLSPQNPHCLSHPQAHDYSKSAVTKLILDGKLAPFYRGLEDFEEDWTEEDIGRILTETREKDYAEGVANSYTERAKEEREGGSSIGNVTKKMGIHKSKELRREGEKEERERRERRAYLNAVECPICFLSYPPNINTSRCCQQPVCTECFVQIKRSEPTITHLESEPACCPFCVEADFGVIYERPPTPMSSLSSTALATSPAEAGTPSFGQAFSVGSDAELAVGPGMNPIQKETIRRKSVSSKAKEVVTIDEIRPDWEHKLNSVKAAAARRASRRIIMRQVGDRLVPIGYTSSRAPGTADFSMSVPQIQNSVQSGADESGSNPRRSSRRRGSNRERDIEELMIMEAMRLSLLDHEEHQRRQADDLRNNSTTSNVAPSTPPSDAPANTSTVVQSPGPPPGPSTAAAFAATAPSTSSPTESPRRLSGQSDKQSGASKLLSKFSNVRARANSSASSKGLGSGDFKNTFGRTRDNSGGTQTLSSSPALVATQTSASASTSNSAGSSAAPSPIPSISPLATTHTQPLNKTSVPTHSSGLSLTTSVPAAPITTLASPGASGQNTGEADLLGGPSAPITQADAPVGLPHLSADMPTLIPDAPGDRAATAFTSVVLPEGDPGTALPNSDTAPPPSTLSDSSAPTSRVGMHRSHSCITEVTEPEAEGNGPGYARLDTDEER; the protein is encoded by the exons ATGGGCAACACTCCCTCCTCACATGCAGCCCCTCCCCCATCGTCGTCTACCAACACCGCCTCTGCCTCGGAACGGGAAAGAGCCTCGTCTTCTGCTCAACCCATCAACCCTTCGACTGCGGGGAGAATACAGCGCCCTTCAGTCAGCTTCCACTCTGGTCTTACTCCTCCCACGTCTccaccctctcctcctcccccatcCACCCCACCCCTCTTGCCCTATGCAGGCCATCTCTCGCCACAAAACCCCCACTGTCTCTCCCATCCTCAGGCACATGACTACTCCAAATCTGCCGTCACTAAACTAATCCTAGACGGCAAACTCGCCCCCTTCTATCGCGGATTGGAAGATTTTGAGGAGGATTGGACAGAAGAGGACATCGGTCGTATACTGACGGAAACGAGAGAGAAAGACTATGCCGAAGGTGTAGCGAATAGCTATACCGAGCgtgcaaaagaagagagagaagggggTTCCAGTATCGGAAACGTGACCAAGAAAATGGGGATTCACAAGAGCAAAGagttgagaagagaaggagagaaggaagaaagggagaggagagagcgaAGAGCTTATCTCAACGCTGTAGAGTGTCCTATTTGTTTCCTT AGCTACCCTCCCAATATTAACACTTCTCGATGCTGCCAACAGCCTGTCTGCACAGAGTGTTTTGTTCAGATCAAACGCTCTGAGCCCACAATAACGCATCTCGAGTCTGAGCCTGCTTGTTGTCCGTTCTGCGTAGAGGCCGATTTTGGAGTCATCTATGAGCGACCTCCTACCCCCATGTCAAGTCTATCTAGTACTGCTTTAGCCACTTCGCCGGCCGAAGCGGGTACCCCAAGCTTCGGTCAGGCGTTCAGCGTGGGTTCAGATGCCGAACTAGCCGTTGGGCCGGGCATGAACCCCATCCAAAAGGAGACTatcagaaggaagagcgtTAGCTCTAAGGCTAAGGAAGTTGTGACCATCGATGAGATTAGACCTGATTGGGAACACAAGTTGAACAGTGTCAAAGCTGCAGCGGCTCGGCGAGCGTCAAGGAGGATTATCATGCGTCAAGTCGGAGACAGACTTGTTCCGATTGGGTATACTTCGTCGCGGGCCCCTGGTACTGCTGATTTTAGCATGTCTGTGCCTCAGATCCAGAATAGTGTTCAAAGTGGAGCCGATGAGAGCGGGTCTAACCCCCGTAGATCGTCAAGACGACGTGGATCTAATAGGGAAAGGGATATAGAAGAG CTGATGATTATGGAGGCCATGCGACTCTCTCTCCTCGATCACGAAGAGCATCAGCGAAGGCAAGCTGATGATCTTCGCAATAACTCTACTACTTCCAATGTTGCTCCGTCCACCCCTCCTTCAGATGCTCCTGCCAACACCAGCACAGTCGTACAGAGCCCTGGCCCACCTCCTGGTCCTAGCACAGCAGCAGCGTTCGCTGCGACAGCCCCATCTACATCATCGCCCACTGAGTCTCCCCGTCGGCTGTCAGGACAGTCCGACAAGCAATCAGGCGCTTCTAAACTACTTTCCAAGTTCAGTAATGTCCGCGCGAGAGCCAACTCATCGGCGTCATCAAAAGGACTCGGAAGTGGCGACTTCAAAAACACATTTGGGAGAACAAGGGACAATTCCGGTGGTACGCAGACTTTAAGTTCGTCACCGGCTTTGGTTGCCACACAAACATCTGCTTCCGCGTCTACTTCCAACTCCGCGGGTAGCTCCGCTGCACCTAGTCCGATTCCCTCAATCAGCCCCTTGGCTACGACCCATACCCAACCCCTGAACAAAACATCTGTTCCTACACATTCCAGTGGTCTAAGCCTGACGACATCGGTGCCTGCGGCGCCGATAACGACACTTGCTAGTCCTGGTGCATCGGGGCAAAATACCGGCGAGGCTGATCTGTTGGGTGGTCCCAGTGCGCCGATAACACAGGCGGATGCACCGGTTGGATTACCTCATTTAAGCGCCGACATGCCCACTCTTATTCCCGATGCCCCAGGTGACCGTGCAGCCACGGCTTTCACGAGCGTGGTGCTTCCCGAAGGTGATCCTGGGACTGCTCTTCCAAACTCTGATACGGCACCGCCTCCATCAACTCTATCAGATTCCTCAGCCCCGACATCTCGGGTGGGAATGCACAGATCACATTCCTGCATTACAGAAGTGACCGAGCCAGAGGCGGAAGGAAATGGCCCAGGATATGCCCGTTTAGACactgatgaagagagataG
- a CDS encoding valine-tRNA ligase, putative produces MLRHALRSVQRILTPSPIVYPRLQRTYAAMSAEETKVPSQESLPVEEINPAGPQPAIATEGAAEKSKKGAKKEAKRLEKLAKAATKTSAAQSQAPKKEKAEKKEKKAEVPAEAWVDTTPKGEKKDVSGNFPSGYDPIQVEAAHYDWWNAKGFFKPRYGADGKPLDKGTFCITFPPPNVTGNLHIGHALTVSLQDALIRWKRMQGQTVLYLPGYDHAGIATQAVVEQRLMKTEGHSRHHYGREKFLEKVWEWKDQYQGKITNQMTRLGGSFDWDKVAFTMDDNLSTAVREAFVQMHEKGLLYRANRLVNWCVYLNTSLSNLEVDQLHLTGRTLLNVKGYDAKERFEFGVITSFAYPIENSDERIIVATTRPETMLGDTAIAVHPDDPRYTHLHGKFAVHPFNGRRIPIVTDAITVDMEFGTGAVKITPAHDPNDFECGMRNNLEFISLMNDDGTYNENAGPYKGMKRFHVRNAIVKDLKEKGLYVEQKDNEMQIPICSRSGDVVEQIIKPQWWISCKPLAEDALKRTRAGELEIKPKTSAGDWVRWMENMQDWCISRQLWWGHRCPAWLLKFEGESPDTSDDKNWIVARTEEEAQEKAKARANGKNFILEQDDDVLDTWFSSGLWPFSTMGWPNKTPDMEHFYPNSILETGWDILFFWVARMVFFGNTLTNVMPFKEVYCHPMVRDAYGRKMSKSLGNVIDPLDVITGQKLEKLHNDLRMGNLPEKEILKAEEGQKKLYPKGIPQCGTDALRFTLCNYTSGGRDINMDIGRVEGYRKFCNKLWNATKFCLFRMDLVDLQGVRQTSAFVPNASHLPTGKEGLVEKWLFHKLNLASAAISDALENRDFSEASTVAYQYFLNDLCDVYIEATKPIFEANSDPAAKLSAQNTLYTCLEAGLKLLHPFMPYVTEDLWQRLPRREGDSCETIMLAPFPEKIPEQEFPAEVASFDLVVDCIKSARSVIGLYNLPTNGKTPEDKITVIIQARNAEQLELLKSVETVIVGLTKGCGKVEWIQEDSEIPRGCGTEVVTTDISVHIPVQGKVDAASEIDKLEKKSIVVEGQKAKLQKVIQQPNYEKTVKEDVRQQNDEKMEKIEVEIEALRMAIERFKGLL; encoded by the exons ATGCTCCGTCACGCACTGAGATCAGTACAACGCATTTTAACCCCAAGCCCTATTGTGTACCCACGCCTACAAAGAACGTACGCAGCAATGTCCGCTGAAGAAACCAAGGTCCCTTCTCAAGAATCCTTGCCCGTAGAGGAGATCAACCCCGCCGGCCCGCAACCAGCAATCGCTACCGAGGGTGCCGCTGAAAAATCGAAGAAGGGCG ccaagaaggaggccAAACGACTTGAAAAGCTCGCCAAAGCTGCCACCAAGACTTCCGCTGCACAATCTCAGGCccccaagaaggaaaaggctgagaagaaggagaagaaagccGAAGTTCCTGCTGAAGCTTGGGTTGACACGACTCCcaagggcgagaagaaag ATGTCTCTGGTAACTTCCCCTCTGGCTATGACCCTATTCAGGTCGAGGCTGCCCATTATGATTGGTGGAATGCCAAGGGGTTTTTCAAGCCTCGTTACGGCGCCGATGGAAAGCCCTTGGACAAGGGAACTTTCTGTATcactttccctcctcccaatGTTACCGGTAATTTGCACATTGGTCATGCTTTGACCGTCTCCTTGCAGGACGCTTTAATCCGTTG GAAGAGAATGCAGGGTCAAACTGTCCTTTATCTTCCCGGATATGACCACGCGGGTATTGCTACACAAGCAGTCGTTGAGCAACGTCTTATGAAGACTGAGGGTCACTCTAGACATCATTACGGCCGAGAAAAGTTCCTTGAGAAGGTttgggaatggaaggaCCAATACCAGGGCAAGATTACCAACCAGATGACTCGTTTAGGTGGTTCTTTCGATTGGGACAAGGTGGCGTTCACCATGGACGAC AACTTGAGTACCGCCGTTAGAGAAGCATTCGTTCAAATGCACGAAAAAGGTCTGCTTTACAGAGCTAACCGACTGGTGAACTGGTGTGTTTACCTTAACACCTCTCTTTCCAACCTCGAG GTCGATCAACTTCACCTTACTGGCCGAACCCTTCTCAATGTCAAGGGCTACGATGCCAAAGAGCGTTTCGAATTCGGTGTCATCACTTCTTTCGCTTACCCCATCGAGAACTCTGATGAACGTATCATCGTCGCTACTACCCGTCCTGAAACTATGCTTGGTGATACCGCCATTGCTGTGCACCCTGATGACCCTCGCTACACTCATCTTCACGGCAAGTTTGCAGTTCATCCTTTCAACGGCAGAAGGATTCCCATCGTCACAGATGCCATTACTGTCGACATGGAGTTCGGTACCGGTGCCGTCAAGATCACCCCTGCTCATGACCCTAATGACTTTGAGTGCGGTATGAGGAACAACCTTGAATTCATCAGCCTGATGAACGACGACGGTACCTACAACGAGAACGCAGGTCCTTACAAG GGAATGAAACGATTCCATGTTCGAAACGCCATCGTCAAGGACCTTAAGGAGAAGGGACTGTACGTCGAGCAAAAGGACAACGAGATGCAAATCCCCATCTGCTC TCGATCTGGCGACGTCGTCGAACAAATCATCAAGCCTCAATGGTGGATCAGCTGCAAACCTCTTGCCGAGGATGCTCTCAAG CGAACCCGTGCGGGCGAACTCGAGATTAAGCCGAAGACGTCTGCCGGCGACTGGGTACGATGGATGGAGAACATGCAGGATTGGTGTATCTCCCGTCAGCTCTGGTGGGGTCACAGATGTCCTGCTTGGTTGCTCAAATTTGAGGGCGAGTCTCCCGAC ACTTCTGACGACAAGAACTGGATCGTTGCACGAactgaggaagaggctcAGGAAAAGGCGAAGGCCCGTGCTAACGGCAAGAACTTTATCTTGGAGCAAGATGATGACGTGCTTGACACCTGGTTCTCTTCCGGTCTCTGGCCTTTCTCCACTATGGGGTGGCCCAACAAG ACACCCGACATGGAGCATTTCTACCCCAACTCCATCCTCGAAACTGGTTGGGacattctcttcttctgggtTGCGCGTATGGTCTTCTTCGGTAACACCCTTACCAACGTCATGCCCTTCAAGGAAGTCTACTGCCACCCCATGGTCCGAGATGCCTATGGCCGAAAGATGTCCAAGTCTTTGGGTAACGTCATTGATCCTCTGGACGTGATCACTGGCcagaagctggagaagCTGCACAACGACTTGAGGATGGGCAACCTTCCCGAGAAGGAAATCTTGAAGGCTGAGGAAGGCCAGAAGAAATTGTACCCCAAGGGTATTCCTCAATGTGGTACCGACGCCTTGAGATTTACTTTGTGTAACTACACATCTGGTGGTCGAGATATCAACATGGACATTGGTCGTGTGGAAGGTTACAGGAAGTTCTGCAACAAGCTCTGGAACGCGACCAAGTTCTGTCTCTTCCGAATGGACCTTGTCGATTTGCAGGGTGTCAGGCAGACAAGTGCTTTCGTCCCCAATGCGTCTCACTTGCCCACTGGCAAGGAAGGTCTTGTCGAAAAGTGGCTTTTCCACAAGCTCAACCTCGCCAGCGCCGCTATTTCGGACGCCCTCGAAAACCGGGACTTCTCTGAAGCTTCTACTGTCGCCTACCAATACTTCCTTAACGATCTCTGTGACGTCTATATTGAGGCTACCAAGCCCATCTTCGAGGCCAACTCTGATCCTGCTGCCAAGCTCTCCGCCCAAAACACTCTCTATACATGTTTGGAAGCTGGTCTCAAGTTGTTGCACCCCTTCATGCCTTATGTGACTGAAGACTTGTGGCAGCGTTTGCCTAGGAGGGAAGGTGACTCTTGTGAAACCATCATGTTGGCTCCTTTCCCCGAGAAGATCCCAGAACAAGAGTTCCCCGCAGAAGTTGCTAGCTTTGACCTCGTTGTTGACTGTATCAAGTCTGCTCGTTCGGTCATTGGTCTTTACAATCTCCCCACCAACGGCAAGACTCCCGAAGACAAGATCACTGTGATCATTCAGGCCCGTAACGCCGAGCAACTCGAGTTGTTGAAGTCTGTGGAGACTGTGATTGTTGGTTTGACAAAGGGTTGCGGTAAGGTTGAGTGGATTCAGGAGGACAGCGAGATTCCTCGAGGCTGTGGTACTGAAGTCGTTACTACCGACATCAGTGTACACATTCCTGTCCAG GGCAAGGTCGACGCTGCTTCTGAGATTGATaagctcgagaagaagtcCATTGTAGTCGAGGGACAAAAGGCCAAGCTGCAAAAGGTCATTCAACAACCCAATTACGAGAAGACTGTCAAGGAAGACGTGAGGCAGCAGAACGacgagaagatggaaaagatcGAGGTTGAAATCGAAGCGCTTAGGATGGCCATTGAGAGGTTCAAGGGTCTTTTGTAG
- a CDS encoding intracellular protein transport-related protein, putative: protein MISAFFIFNQKGEVLISRLFRSDVKRSLSDVFRIQVISNPDVRSPIITLGSTSFFHVRVNNVYIVGVTKCNASAALVFEFIYRFITVARSYFGKLDEESVKNNFVLIYELLDEIIDFGFPQNSEIDTLKMYITTESIKSEMAVREDSSKITIQATGATSWRRSDVKYRKNEAFVDVIETVNMLMSKEGSILRADVDGQILMRAYLSGTPECKFGLNDKLVLQKRGGEQAAKSDSAVELDDCQFHQCVRLGKFDSDRSISFIPPDGEFELMRYRSTTNINLPFRLQTHVVEPSKSRVEYTIHLRAAFDSKLNANNVVLRIPTPLNTTGVRSKVGIGKAKYVPGENVIVWKIPRIQGAQECTLTAEADLTATTHRQAWSRPPIQVDFSVVMFTASGLLVRFLKVFEKSGYQSVKWVRYLTKANGSYQIRF, encoded by the exons ATGATCTCA GCATTCTTCATATTCAACCAAAAGGGCGAG GTCCTTATATCGAGGCTATTTCGCTCGGATGTCAA GCGATCGCTCTCTGATGTTTTTCGTATCCAAGTAATCTCCAATCCCGACGTTCGTTCACCTATTATAACCCTTGGTTcaacatccttcttccatgtGAGGGTGAACAATGTCTACATCGTTGGTGTCACAAA ATGCAATGCCTCTGCCGCCCTTGTGTTCGAGTTCATTTACCGATTCATCACCGTCGCGAGGAGCTACTTTGGCAAGCTCGATGAAGAGAGCGTGAAGAATAACTTTGTTCTCATCTATGAACTGCTTGATG AAATTATTGACTTTGGGTTTCCTCAAAACTCGGAGATCGACACACTCAAAATGTACATCACGACCGAGAGTATCAAATCTGAAATGGCTGTG CGCGAAGACTCGTCAAAGATCACCATTCAGGCAACAGGAGCAACATCTTGGCGACGCTCGGATGTCAAGTATAGGAAGAACGAGGCTTTTGTCGACGTTATTGAGACTGTCAATATGTTGATGAGTAAAGAAG GATCCATTTTGAGAGCAGATGTGGACGGCCAGATCCTCATGCGGGCGTATCTGAGTGGCACCCCCGAGTGTAAATTCGGTCTCAATGATAAATTGGTGCTTCAAAAACG GGGCGGTGAACAAGCAGCCAAATCTGACTCAGCGGTGGAGCTTGACGATTGTCAATTCCACCAATGCGTGCGACTAGGCAAGTTTGATAGTGATCGATCGATCAGCTTTATCCCCCCAGACGGCGAGTTTGAGCTCATGCG ATACCGCTCAACGACAAACATCAATCTCCCCTTCCGCCTTCAAACTCATGTCGTAGAACCTTCTAAATCTCGTGTCGAGTATACCATCCACCTCCGTGCCGCTTTCGACTCCAAATTGAATGCCAACAACGTTGTATTAAGGATACCGACACCACTGAACACGACTGGCGTTAGAAGTAAGGTAGGTATAGGCAAGGCAAAGTACGTGCCGGGAGAGAATGTCATCGTCTGGAA AATACCGAGGATTCAAGGTGCTCAGGAATGTACCCTTACCGCCGAGGCCGACCTCACAGCAACGACTCACAGGCAAGCATGGTCACGTCCACCTATCCAGGTCGATTTTTCGG TTGTTATGTTCACAGCGTCGGGTCTCCTCGTACGATTCTTAAAGGTCTTTGAGAAGAGCGGGTACCAAAGTGTCAAATGGGTACGATACCTGACCAAGGCGAATGGCAGTTATCAGATTAGATTTTGA
- a CDS encoding 60s ribosomal protein l19, mitochondrial precursor, putative — MSKAAAAQIVKIIVPAGKAAPTPPVGPALGARGVKAMDFCKEFNAKTAHYQTSLPIPTMITINPDRTFSFATRTPPVSYLLKKTTGIDKGSGQGMKVKTGQVSLKHVYEIAKIKCMDEDLKAVGLERVARGVVGTARSLGLEVVP; from the exons atgTCAAAGGCAGCCGCTGCCCAAATAGTT AAAATTATCGTTCCCGCAGGCAAGGCTGCTCCCACACCACCCGTTGGTCCCGCCTTGGGTGCTCGAGGTGTAAAGGCCATGGACTTCTGCAAGGAATT CAACGCTAAGACAGCACACTATCAAACATCCCTCCCCATCCCTACAATGATCACCATCAACCCCGACCGAACATTTTCATTCGCTACTCGAACACCTCCTGTATCCTACCTTTTGAAAAAAACAACTGGCATTGACAAGGGTTCAGGACAAGGAATGAAGGTGAAAACGGGCCAGGTCAGCTTGAAGCATGTGTATGAGATTGCGAAGATAAAATGTATGGATGAGGATTTGAAGGCCGTTGGGCTTGAGCGGGTTGCCAGAGGGGTTGTGGGCACAGCGAGGAGTTTAGGATTAGAAGTTGTTCCTTAG
- a CDS encoding iron ion transporter, putative: MTLTDYFSPVAFFILLRESLEAGIIIAVLLGFITQIIPKPSSHPRTLSTPGHPANLPRHSGESAQSENSGTQLLSSGRASIDRGYGASSRSVSPARIERLEVENVAEEVGKDEGLLGADVDRRAIMKKMRVQIWSGAILGGSVAIAIGTVFLYVFYTYTRDLWQDAENLWEGGFCLLAAVLILVMSLAFLRLPHAQTKWRLKLLSAYQSQSNDVESDSRPGSPDGRPHDNSLGHPSQVTTNPRRRRANRASAILFGLPFITVLREGLEGIVFLGGIGLSESPSSVIGGGICGLFAGALCAYLLFSSTTPLSVHTFTTFSSLLLFLIGAGLASRSAYALERQYFINHVGAAAAESGNGPGSYRVKGNIWHLTWWDPEPGSGDNWAQVAQAVLGWNNTGTWWTISTYMFYWLLITFTLIYMKWAEGRCAIFGVLSSRGKELERSRRVRGTAGEDDEEVLLDDRSDVGE; the protein is encoded by the exons ATGACACTGACAGACTATTTCTCA CCGGTggcattcttcatcctccttcgAGAAAGTCTCGAAGCAGGCATCATCA TCGCTGTGCTTCTAGGTTTTATTACCCAAATAATCCCCAAACCATCATCGCATCCTCGCACTCTCTCAACTCCCGGTCACCCAGCTAACCTTCCACGCCACTCGGGGGAATCTGCGCAGTCGGAGAACTCGGGTACTCAACTCCTCTCTTCTGGCCGTGCGAGTATAGATAGGGGGTATGGtgcttcttcaagaagCGTGTCTCCTGCAAGAATAGAGAGACTTGAGGTTGAAAATGTGGCAGAGGAAGTAGGCAAAGATGAGGGGTTGCTTGGTGCTGACGTGGATCGACGTGCGatcatgaagaagatgagagtgCAAATCTGGAGTGGAGCGATTTTGGGCGGTAGTGTAGCTATTGCAATTGGCACTGTTTTTCTTTACGTC TTTTATACCTACACCAGAGACCTGTGGCAAGATGCGGAAAACCTATGGGAAGGCGGGTTTTGTCTACTTGCGGCTGTCCTAATCTTGGTCATGTCCCTGGCTTTCCTCCGACTTCCCCATGCCCAAACCAAATGGCGATTAAAGCTGTTGAGCGCATATCAATCGCAGTCCAACGATGTCGAGTCTGATTCTCGACCTGGTTCTCCTGACGGACGCCCTCATGATAATAGTCTCGGACACCCATCACAAGTTACCACAAACCCTCGTCGCAGGCGAGCTAATCGAGCTTCCGCTATCCTCTTTGGGTTGCCATTCATCACTGTCCTCCGCGAAGGTCTTGAAGGGATCGTGTTCTTGGGTGGTATCGGCCTTTCGGAGTCGCCTTCATCCGTCATTGGCGGCGGCATTTGTGGTCTTTTCGCAGGTGCCCTCTGCGCTTATCTCTTGTTCTCATCCACCACTCCGCTCTCTGTTCACACTTTTACCACattttcctctctccttcttttcctcatcgGAGCTGGGCTTGCATCTCGCTCCGCTTACGCTCTTGAACGTCAGTACTTTATCAACCATGTAGGCGCAGCTGCTGCCGAGAGTGGCAATGGCCCTGGCAGCTATCGCGTCAAGGGTAACATCTGGCATTTGACTTGGTGGGATCCCGAACCCGGGAGCGGGGATAATTGGGCGCAAGTCGCACAAGCCGTTCTGGGATGGAACAATACCGGTACTTGGTGGACCAT CTCAACGTACATGTTTTATTGGCTGCTCATAACGTTTACTCTCATCTACATGAAATGGGCCGAAGGCCGTTGCGCTATTTTTGGTGTCCTCTCATCAAGGGGTAAAGAGCTGGAGAGGAGTCGACGGGTGAGAGGCACGGcgggtgaagatgatgaggaggtgCTCTTAGATGACCGTAGTGACGTTGGCGAGTAG